The DNA window GGTCGGCAGACGCATCACCAGAGTCTGCTCTTTGCCGGCTATGTGTTCCAGTCAAGTCCACTGCGTCACAAGTTCAGCAAGTGGTACATCTCTCTGGCCGAGTATCCTTTTGACAAGTGGCCAGCTTATGTTACCGCTGGTGCATTCATTCTCTCCCGTGACGCTCTGCTCCAAATGTATAAGGTCAGTCGAAGCTTGCCGCTGTTTCGCTTCGATGATGTCTATCTGGGCATGGTGGCACTCAAGGCGCACATACCCGTGCACCACTGTGATGGCTTTCATTTCGACAGGCCCAAGTATTATGGTCCAGAGAGCTACAGCAACGTTATTGCCTCGCATGGTTTCAGCAATCCCACTGAGATGCAGCATATCTGGAACGAATGCCGTTCCGCTAATTATGCGTAGCATCTACAGTACTGACAATTGTACATATATAGCCAACATATAGACGAACAAGCcttattaagttatttattagtgataataaatattttaaatcaacagtaaaagttttaaatcaaTGTTATCGAAAGTTGCTCGATTGCTCGAGCGATCAAGCTGCAGAAACAGCTATAGAGTGATGCGCGTATGTTCGATTGCTCGGCGACTGTCATCCAATTAGAGCATTTTGTCTCGCTCACACGAACATCGAACTTTCCTCTTCGTCGATAGCCATTTTTACcgtttaaaatcaaaaaaaaaagtgtaaacaGTATTAAATTGTGTGTCGTTCTGTTTGCTTGTGGGCTTTCGCGAGTAGAAATTcagtaatttttatagcaagtgCTAGGCCTGCCAAGTGCATATATAGCTAATACCTCTAAACCCACCCgcattcattttttgttgagtGAGTCAAGCTTAATTCGGCTCTTTTATATccttatatatactataccACTTAAAAGCACCACACAAATTTAAGGTGAGTATATGAaacagtttagtttttttttcctttttttttttaccaattTGCAAATCTAAAGTGGTTTATACTCTTCACTATGGGGCAGGGGAAAGCAAGAGTTTGAGAAGAAAAAAAGTCTGCAAACGTCAACTGGTTTCTGTTTGCGTCGTTCGCTTTTTTcttgcttcttttttgttgttgttggttcttGCGCTTTAGTGTTCCATTCATTGCAAACACGctcttttaacatttttcttataaattatttattgcgaCGATCTCTTCTCAAGCATACCGTTAGATTGTTGCCAAAgtctgcagctgcttaagACGACGGCTTATAAAAGCTTCATTGTTATAGACACACAACTATTGCCGGCCGGcgttttgcagctttttattattttttttttcatgtctgcttcgtatgtatatatgcagctgtgtgtgtgtgtgagcttggGCGGGGCGTTTGACGCCGCTTGATATCCTCCCCAGAAAGTACATActatttttacacacacacacacatgcatgcatgcatatatatatatatatatatagatatatgtattaCGTGCAGCTGTGCATTAAAGCTGTgcttgcatatgtatgtgtgtgcaaaaaaatataaattttctttttatttgcgaGGGGCGTGGCGACATTCACCAACTGGCATTGATATATCGCTGGCTTATTGTGGcgacatatttttaataaatgtatgtgcaCACATACTACGcgcatatgtatttgtgtatttaagATTGCCGATGACTAAACTGCgctttttaaaattcattttgtgtCGCAACCGCCTATGtacatttaacaatttatatacaaactgtCGGCGCTGcattgcatgtgtatgtgtgtggggaCAGGAGTCATATGCGGCCGTGCCGCCATCTGCTGGGCGAGGGTGTAAACGGACGTGCCTGTCATTTGTCTTCCTTCTTTTGTGGCTGCTTTCGCTTTGACTCAGCTTTGCCTTCACTCCCCCGCTGGCGCCACGCATCAGTGACAGTGacaaagttgttgttttttttcttctatttcTTATAGCCGGCAGCTTGTAACAAACTTGAGCTGAGCTTTTGGTCTGGTCTGGggcaaaaagtttataaatgtCGCTTTCAAATGTCAGAATTGGCTTAACGGCTTCATTTTCGGTTGACCCCCTCCGCTTCCAATCAGCAATgtctgtatatgtatgtaagacaagcaataaaaaattaacaaaaaaccaaaagcaatgGCTACAGAGTTTAGCTTCtccatatgcatgtgtgtgtgtctgtgtgtgaagtgaagtgaaagaagagagcgcgcttGTTAAGTGTGGGCTGTgagtaaaagcagcaacaacaaagaccaACTGAAATGATAATGATTCATCAGCCAAGCATATTTCGTACCAAGTTGGAAGTTGATtcacatgcaaaaaaaaaaaccaaattaaacacaattttcaACTCCACCCTCAGCAGCGTACAGTTAGCAGCCGGCCTTATACAgtgacatatgtatgtacatgtgcatgtgtgtgtgtgtgtgtatattttatacacctttgttagctgctgccaaaagGAGTTGAGTTTGCAATGTTTTTTAAACGAAGCTTTTGCTCGTTTGCCCCGTGATCGTTGCGATCACTGTCTGGCTGCCTAGCCATataaagtcataaaaaaattatattctaTACCAGTATTAAACAcgtaaattgatttttcattatttttggcGCGGTTGCCGCCCTTGTAACGCTTACAATCAACAATAtgcatctatatatatatacaaatatatatatgtgtgtgtgtgtgtgtgtgcatgtatttatGCGGGCTAGCTGTTATATATAAGCGTAAgaccgagagagagagagcgaggctTATTACTATAACAGGACGtgctcttttgttttatacgTTCAGCTGTTTTTTCGGCTCTGAAtatttgcaactaaaaataaacgtgATAAAATGCAGTTTGAGCACAATAGCAAGCAATAGCAACTAGCCAAAGTACTACGTTGATAACGGTAGTCGCCTAGTCCAATTGGAATTTAATCTGCTTGTTGGCACAGCTGGCTGCTGGTGCGGTAGGTTCGCTGAACTTCCcgctttctcgctctctctcgctcttactcACTCTTTGCCCCCCACATATTAACTCCCTCTCTTTCTTTGTCTGCGGTTCAATAGCtgcgtgtatatatttatgtatgtgtgtgtgtgtgtgtgtttgtgtcgtCCTGTTCCATGACTCATGAAGAGTATGACAAATGGAAAAGTTGACTTTGTTGTTTGGGTTTTAATGCTGTTACTTGAGAAATCAGCTAATAAAGCAACGGTAAACAACACATAACTTTAGTTCAAGCGAAATAAACACAGAATGTCGTGTGACTGACTGTttgtgttatcgataacacacacacacacacacaaacccgtatttaaatatttaacagtcgtatgcgttttattttttgctagaTGGCAGCcccagcagcaccagcactcAAGGATTTGCCCAAGGTGGCCGAGAATCTGAAGAGCCAATTGGAGGGCTTCAATACGGAGAAGCTGAAGAATGCCAGCACCCAGGAGAAGATCATTTTACCTACCGCCGAGGGTTAGTTGCaaaactataataataacaataatagcacaaattaatgcaactttgttgttgccacacacacacacacagatgtgGCTGCCGAGAAGACTCAGAAGTCGATATTTGAGGGCATTGCCGCATTCGATACAAACAAGTTGAAGCATACGGAGACCAATGAGAAGAATCCATTGCCCGATAAGGAAGGTGCGTATGGTATTGaggctcagctgctgctgctgctgctgctgttcttattgttgctgccatgtCTAGAAGCAGCTGCAACCATTTAAGGCAATTGCAACTAATCTAAACGTTCTATAcccatctctctctctcgttcttACGCTCTCATTCCAGCAATTGAACAGGAGAAGGAGAAGAATCAATTCATAGCCGGCATCGAGAACTTTGATtcgaaaaaattaaagcacacCGAAACCAACGAAAAGAACGTGCTGCCAACCAAGGAGGTCATTGAAGCCGAGAAGCAGGCCTAAATGTCAGGCACATGGCCAAAACACATACAACATACACATACTTGCATACATCATtaaaaacaagaaaagaaaaagcaaaaaaaaaaaaaatcaaacaaaatcaCATTGCTAACTACGACTACTTGTCGCAACTCTTTgtctctcactcactcgctcttttttacaattattataaattttgtattcttttttttattaagatgttgtgttttttttttttttttataaatatatatataatatgcatataaacatatatagaATGATAAAAAGTCAACATGTAACAAGAGAAGCAGCATAAAGTCAACGATACGttccacaacaacaacaagaataaaaaaaaaacaaaagcagcaacattggcGATAACAACAATGCAGGCAAATCCAAATCCAATGCCAGGCCTCTGACAAAGGCGCGCATGCGTCATCGTCAAGCGAGACGTTAATGTCAATGGAATCGTGACTGCTGAttgcaattattgttatttatatgttgctgttgttgttgttgccgctctTGCTGTCTAtcttgcatacacacacacacacatacgtctACATACAATTCCAGCTTTTGACAAAtttacatatagatatatgtttatatatagaaatttacaTAGCATATGGTTATGTATGCAACATATTCATTCCTAATcgcttatttaaaaatgcaaattgcaaggCAAACAGGCACAACATTCATATTCATACAGACTtttaagtaaaaacaaaaggaaatcATTTCTCTATGTACTTTataaaagacaacaacaacaacaccaacgcTTTAGAcgttttaaacaaaaagcaaaaaaaaaaaagaaacggaaatttaattaactatgcatgaacaaaaaatcaaacgaAAGAATACCAACAAGTAAAAAGAgtatgtgtaattttttaatgaacttttttttatatactttatatatgatatatttatactgggaaaacaaaaacaactaaataataaacgaTAAATGTaacattttataacaaaaaaaaatacaatgcGTTCTATTTTATTCATTGGTGTCCACTTCACTTCCACTTTATCGCGCAAGTTTTCGAATTTGATAAAGACAAATATAACTGTCTGAATCAACTTTCAcgataaacataaaattagaGCGCAAAATCTTTTGCTAGAAATTTGCACAACAATCTTGAGTCATCTACAGATACAGCCGCGCCCTAAAAAAACTAAACGTCGATAagctatacatacataatatatatactaaatcCAATCAATAATAACTGTTAACAGGCGCTATTAGGCATTAAATAGTGCGAAGTATGGAACAATAATGCGCACGAGTAACGTGAAGCTTAATAAAAAGCTCATTCCAATAGCATTTACATTCTTTTTTGCGGACTTTTCAAATCAAGATGTTTTTTgatattcaaatttgtatGCCATATATAGATGTTTCATTTGGGAATGGAAGTTTGAGAGTTGAAGCTTTAAGTGTTTAGAAAGAGACTTTAGGTTTCCTTCACAATTTGATGAATCAGGAATTTTGACTCGTTGCTTACGTGAATCATTTAGTTCAGTTATTCATACGATCAGCGTTGCCTTCTATACCATTTCATTAACAATGTACTTAAATAAGTCGCAAGTTTCGAATTTcgataaagaaaattaaaagataGTTCAGATGAActtatacaaaaatcaaatatccCAGAATTAATGTTTTAGGATATAGGATATAgccaatatatttttgattaaaaaaaata is part of the Drosophila busckii strain San Diego stock center, stock number 13000-0081.31 chromosome X, ASM1175060v1, whole genome shotgun sequence genome and encodes:
- the LOC108607058 gene encoding thymosin beta, with translation MAAPAAPALKDLPKVAENLKSQLEGFNTEKLKNASTQEKIILPTAEDVAAEKTQKSIFEGIAAFDTNKLKHTETNEKNPLPDKEAIEQEKEKNQFIAGIENFDSKKLKHTETNEKNVLPTKEVIEAEKQA